In one Komagataeibacter sp. FNDCR2 genomic region, the following are encoded:
- a CDS encoding GtrA family protein, with translation MSASPHEKAIQFLKFGIVGLLGLGWDTTAVYTLRPVVGLTIATISAYFIAASINWLINRLWTFRKAGNQHHFIIQWLRFLAGNSLGFFLNRGCVFTLFHLSPVFKAYPVLALAAGAATGMMANFHISRKHVFNAPPAPGKGATILPFHAGRAVAQNAVSNRTEVANSPSKTG, from the coding sequence TTGTCCGCATCCCCCCATGAGAAAGCCATACAATTCCTGAAATTCGGCATTGTAGGCTTGCTGGGGCTGGGTTGGGACACGACTGCCGTTTACACGCTCCGGCCCGTCGTGGGGCTGACCATCGCGACGATCTCGGCCTATTTCATCGCCGCTTCGATCAACTGGCTGATCAACCGGCTATGGACATTCCGCAAGGCTGGCAACCAGCATCATTTCATTATCCAGTGGCTGCGGTTTCTGGCCGGTAACTCACTGGGGTTTTTCCTGAACCGGGGCTGCGTGTTCACGCTGTTCCATCTCTCGCCGGTCTTCAAGGCCTATCCCGTGCTGGCGCTCGCGGCGGGTGCCGCGACGGGAATGATGGCGAACTTCCATATCAGCCGGAAGCACGTTTTCAACGCCCCCCCGGCCCCGGGCAAAGGGGCCACCATCCTGCCATTTCACGCCGGGCGCGCGGTGGCCCAGAACGCGGTTTCCAACCGGACCGAGGTTGCGAATTCCCCCAGCAAGACCGGGTAG
- the alaS gene encoding alanine--tRNA ligase, protein MPTTNDIRATFLDYFAGNGHQIVPSSSLVPHNDPTLLFTNAGMVQFKNVFTGQETRPYSRATTAQKVVRAGGKHNDLDNVGYTARHHTFFEMMGNFSFGDYFKAEAIELAWNLVTGTFGLSRDRLLTTVYADDEEAASLWRRIAGLPDDRIIRIPTSDNFWRMGDTGPCGPCSEIFYDHGPEVAGGPPGSPDEDGDRFTEIWNLVFMQYFENPPGTRSPLPRPSIDTGLGLERFAAILQGKRDNYDIDTFRALILASAEVTGQEPDGPFNASHRVVADHLRSTSFLIADGVLPSKDGRGYVLRRIMRRAMRHLHMMGTTEPTFYRLVPALIRQMGEAYPELVHARALIEETMRGEEERFKAMLDRGLSLLADETERLGDGAPLPGDVAFRLYDTFGFPLDLTQDALRGTSHDVDVAGFNEAMDVQRKRARAAWSGSGDSATETVWFEARDTFGATEFLGYTTETSDAEVQTVIVDNAQVDAAGPGTKVALLLNQTPFYGESGGQVGDTGTITAPGLHVAVTDTQKKLGDLMVHYGTVIEGTIRPGMAVTAQVDHARRSAIRAHHSATHLLHEALRRRLGAHVTQKGSLNAPDRLRFDVSQPRPITPEELASIEAEVNARIRENTEVTTRHMTPEEAIEHGAMALFGEKYGDEVRVVSMGAPEEGRAGWSIELCGGTHVRRTGDIGLFRITSESGVSSGVRRIEAVTGRAAESATIATEERLVQMAAMLRVPPAEAPERLAVLLDERKVMERQISDLQRKLASGSQAATTVEEINGIRLDARNVGELPPKELKPLADSLRTEIGSGVIALISTADGKGSIVVAATPDLAERVDAVALVRAASAAMGGKGGGGRRDMAQAGGPDIGKVAAALDAVRDALRQAVAG, encoded by the coding sequence ATGCCCACAACCAACGACATTCGTGCCACCTTCCTCGACTATTTTGCCGGGAATGGGCATCAGATCGTGCCGTCCTCGTCCCTGGTGCCGCACAACGATCCGACACTGCTGTTTACCAATGCTGGTATGGTGCAGTTCAAGAACGTGTTCACCGGGCAGGAAACGCGCCCCTATTCCCGCGCCACCACCGCCCAGAAGGTGGTCCGCGCGGGCGGCAAGCACAACGACCTGGACAATGTGGGCTACACCGCCCGGCATCACACCTTTTTCGAGATGATGGGCAACTTCTCGTTCGGGGACTATTTCAAGGCGGAAGCCATCGAGCTGGCATGGAATCTGGTCACCGGCACCTTCGGCCTGTCCCGGGACAGGCTGCTCACGACGGTCTATGCCGATGATGAGGAAGCCGCCAGCCTGTGGCGCAGGATCGCGGGCCTGCCGGATGACAGGATCATCCGTATTCCCACATCCGACAATTTCTGGCGCATGGGCGATACCGGCCCGTGCGGCCCGTGTTCCGAGATATTCTACGACCACGGCCCCGAAGTGGCCGGCGGCCCGCCCGGCTCCCCCGATGAGGACGGCGACAGGTTTACCGAGATCTGGAACCTCGTGTTCATGCAGTATTTCGAAAACCCGCCCGGCACGCGCTCGCCCCTACCGCGCCCGTCCATCGATACCGGGCTGGGGCTGGAACGCTTCGCCGCCATCTTGCAGGGCAAGCGCGACAATTATGACATCGACACCTTCCGCGCCCTGATCCTCGCCTCGGCCGAGGTGACGGGGCAGGAGCCCGATGGCCCGTTCAACGCCAGCCACCGCGTGGTGGCCGACCACCTGCGCTCCACATCCTTCCTGATCGCCGATGGCGTGCTGCCGTCCAAGGACGGGCGGGGTTACGTCCTGCGCCGCATCATGCGCCGCGCCATGCGCCACCTGCACATGATGGGCACGACGGAACCGACCTTCTACCGTCTGGTCCCCGCCCTGATCCGCCAGATGGGCGAGGCCTATCCCGAACTGGTGCACGCCCGCGCCCTGATCGAGGAGACGATGCGCGGCGAGGAAGAACGCTTCAAGGCGATGCTCGACCGCGGCCTGTCGCTGCTGGCGGACGAGACGGAGCGGCTGGGCGACGGCGCGCCCCTGCCGGGCGATGTCGCGTTCAGGCTGTACGATACCTTCGGCTTCCCCCTGGACCTGACGCAGGATGCCCTGCGCGGCACCAGCCATGACGTGGATGTGGCCGGATTCAACGAGGCCATGGACGTGCAGCGCAAACGCGCGCGCGCGGCCTGGAGCGGATCGGGCGACAGCGCGACCGAAACCGTGTGGTTCGAGGCGCGTGACACCTTCGGCGCGACCGAGTTCCTGGGCTACACCACCGAAACATCGGATGCCGAGGTCCAGACCGTCATCGTGGACAACGCGCAGGTGGACGCGGCAGGCCCCGGCACGAAGGTGGCGCTGCTGCTGAACCAGACCCCCTTCTATGGCGAAAGCGGTGGCCAGGTGGGCGATACCGGCACCATCACCGCGCCCGGCCTGCACGTGGCCGTCACCGATACGCAAAAGAAGCTGGGCGACCTGATGGTGCATTACGGCACGGTCATCGAAGGTACGATCCGCCCGGGCATGGCGGTCACGGCGCAGGTTGACCATGCCCGCCGCAGCGCCATCCGCGCACACCATTCCGCCACCCACCTGCTGCACGAGGCCCTGCGCCGCCGCCTGGGCGCGCATGTGACCCAGAAGGGCAGCCTGAACGCCCCCGACCGCCTGCGCTTTGACGTAAGCCAGCCCCGCCCCATCACGCCCGAGGAACTGGCCAGCATCGAGGCCGAGGTCAATGCCCGCATCCGTGAAAACACGGAAGTGACCACGCGCCACATGACGCCGGAAGAAGCCATTGAACACGGCGCGATGGCCCTGTTTGGTGAGAAATATGGCGATGAGGTGCGCGTGGTCTCCATGGGCGCGCCGGAGGAAGGCCGCGCCGGATGGTCGATCGAACTGTGCGGGGGCACCCATGTGCGCCGCACGGGCGATATCGGGCTGTTCCGCATCACATCGGAAAGTGGCGTCTCATCGGGCGTGCGCCGTATCGAGGCGGTGACGGGCCGCGCGGCAGAAAGTGCGACCATCGCCACGGAAGAGCGTCTGGTCCAGATGGCCGCGATGCTGCGGGTTCCGCCCGCGGAAGCGCCCGAGCGCCTTGCGGTGCTGCTGGATGAGCGCAAGGTCATGGAACGCCAGATTTCCGACCTGCAGCGCAAGCTGGCCTCGGGCAGTCAGGCCGCCACGACGGTGGAGGAAATCAACGGTATCCGGCTTGACGCGCGCAATGTGGGCGAACTGCCGCCCAAGGAACTCAAGCCGCTGGCGGACTCCCTGCGCACGGAAATCGGCTCGGGCGTCATTGCCCTGATTTCCACTGCTGATGGCAAGGGCAGCATCGTGGTCGCCGCCACCCCCGATCTGGCCGAACGGGTCGATGCCGTGGCCCTGGTACGCGCGGCGAGTGCCGCCATGGGGGGCAAGGGCGGCGGTGGCCGACGCGACATGGCGCAGGCCGGTGGCCCCGATATTGGCAAGGTCGCGGCCGCGCTGGACGCCGTGCGCGACGCCCTGCGGCAGGCGGTTGCGGGCTGA
- a CDS encoding TenA family protein, whose product MHDWQAERDWPLLTQGLAGRLRNDCMVQWLEFVHHPFVKSVGDGTLAPGAFRNFLIQDYLYLIQYARACAVAVHKSDTVAGMRHAAHLLSGILNTELSMHVAYCAGWGIDEAALEQAEESLELLAYSRFILDRALTGDLLDLLVTMAPCLIGYAELGARLHADPATKREGNPYWSWIALYGGAEYTELVEEGIHRLEQVGAACGAQARYPVLLGEFATSVRLETAFWATARPA is encoded by the coding sequence ATGCACGACTGGCAGGCGGAGCGGGACTGGCCACTTCTGACGCAGGGGCTGGCGGGGCGGTTGCGCAATGACTGCATGGTGCAATGGCTGGAGTTTGTACACCATCCCTTTGTCAAAAGCGTGGGGGACGGCACGCTGGCGCCCGGGGCGTTCAGGAATTTCCTGATCCAGGATTACCTGTACCTGATTCAGTATGCCCGTGCGTGCGCGGTCGCGGTCCATAAATCGGACACGGTGGCGGGCATGCGGCACGCGGCCCATCTCCTGTCGGGCATACTCAATACCGAACTGTCGATGCATGTGGCGTATTGCGCCGGATGGGGGATAGACGAAGCGGCGCTGGAACAGGCGGAGGAGTCGCTGGAGTTACTTGCCTACAGCCGCTTTATACTCGATCGCGCGCTGACGGGCGACCTGCTTGACCTGCTGGTGACAATGGCCCCCTGCCTGATCGGCTATGCGGAACTCGGCGCGCGCCTGCATGCGGATCCGGCCACGAAGCGGGAGGGGAATCCCTACTGGTCATGGATCGCGCTGTACGGTGGGGCGGAGTACACGGAACTGGTGGAAGAGGGTATCCATCGGCTGGAACAGGTGGGCGCGGCCTGTGGCGCGCAGGCGCGCTACCCGGTCTTGCTGGGGGAATTCGCAACCTCGGTCCGGTTGGAAACCGCGTTCTGGGCCACCGCGCGCCCGGCGTGA